One window of Candidatus Sulfotelmatobacter sp. genomic DNA carries:
- a CDS encoding SpoIIE family protein phosphatase, with protein MEALNEPVEDIAWIPVEDESAPGSVRRAASALARRLGFDEHRAGEVAIAATELATNLYRHAVAGAILVRLRRIPNDAAVELVVVDAGPGMADLAASSIDHHSTSGTLGIGLGAAMRLASWFDSHSVVGRGTVTIATFWRQPTAQRPPRIAAITRPMNGEAVCGDACAYRLDGEATSVALVDGLGHGEIAAIAARAAVRAFTAGESDPNPASTLKRLDQALRGTRGAAVAIVRIDPSSASLTFAGVGNVAAWIDDGERRRALVSSAGIVGNNARTIREVTVPLAPRSLVLLHSDGLSSKWDLDAYPGLRARDPHLVAATLMRDAGVRRDDASIAVARAS; from the coding sequence GTGGAAGCGCTGAACGAGCCGGTCGAGGACATCGCCTGGATTCCCGTCGAGGACGAGAGCGCACCGGGAAGCGTGCGACGCGCGGCCAGCGCGTTGGCCCGGCGGCTGGGCTTCGACGAACACCGTGCAGGCGAGGTCGCCATCGCGGCGACCGAGCTGGCCACCAACCTTTACCGGCACGCGGTCGCGGGCGCGATCTTGGTTCGCCTGCGCCGCATTCCGAACGACGCCGCCGTCGAGCTGGTCGTCGTCGACGCCGGTCCCGGGATGGCCGATCTCGCCGCGTCGTCGATCGACCACCATTCGACGTCCGGAACGCTCGGCATCGGCCTGGGCGCCGCGATGCGGCTCGCCAGCTGGTTCGACAGTCACTCGGTCGTCGGGCGCGGCACGGTCACGATCGCGACGTTCTGGCGCCAGCCGACCGCGCAGCGGCCGCCGCGGATCGCCGCGATCACGCGCCCGATGAACGGCGAGGCGGTCTGCGGCGACGCCTGCGCGTACCGCCTCGACGGTGAGGCGACCAGCGTCGCCCTGGTCGACGGGCTCGGCCACGGCGAGATCGCGGCGATCGCCGCGCGCGCCGCGGTGCGGGCCTTCACCGCGGGCGAGTCCGATCCGAACCCCGCGAGCACGCTCAAACGGCTCGACCAGGCGTTGCGCGGCACGCGCGGCGCGGCCGTCGCGATCGTGCGGATCGACCCGAGCAGCGCGTCGCTGACGTTCGCCGGCGTCGGCAACGTCGCGGCCTGGATCGACGACGGCGAGCGCCGTCGCGCGTTGGTGTCCTCGGCCGGCATCGTCGGCAACAACGCGCGCACGATCCGCGAGGTGACGGTGCCGCTGGCGCCGCGATCGCTGGTGCTGCTGCACTCCGACGGGCTCTCTTCGAAGTGGGACCTGGACGCGTATCCCGGCTTGCGCGCGCGCGATCCGCACCTGGTGGCGGCGACGCTGATGCGCGACGCCGGGGTGCGGCGCGACGACGCGTCGATCGCGGTGGCGCGCGCCTCGTGA
- a CDS encoding hybrid sensor histidine kinase/response regulator, translating to MSDVATLPIERAEDVFALRQAARVAAAGIGCDEADQVRFATALSELGRESLAGGSRKARAIFTLRGDGALHVAFENFPRSGARVDTGIVGLQAARRLVEDVEVSDGARTSAIGVLMRPRPGAPRRQSEEELRTALAGITSPSALDELRLENRDLIATLSALRERQDQLEQLNGELEETNRGVMAMYAQLADELEETNRGVVALYAEIDDKTVRLNQANEAKSRFLANVSHELRSPVNSVLALARLLLDPASEQLTSAQRQQLALIRVSGSELLLLVNQLLDLAKAESGRIEPDVQSVDLGQLFGELRGALRPLARAGVSLQVAVEPDLPPVETDPQLLGQVLRNLLTNALKFTPDGTVRLHARADSSHSVEITVSDSGIGIAREDIERIFEEFYQVRGPLQAEQKGTGLGLPYARRLTQTLGGEMAVESDPGRGSTFTIRLPLLWQPLLRAVRTPGQQPARAVSVPTVLIVDDDDGFRTALRGMLQGVAGQVLEARGGIEGLKLLRERAPTLAFLDLCMPDLDGAAVLAEMSGDPALRAIPVVIVTSVELSPNVRTTLGSAAALLAKSNISREVVQGAIADALDHAVLPT from the coding sequence GTGAGCGACGTCGCGACGCTCCCGATCGAGCGTGCCGAGGACGTCTTCGCCCTCCGGCAGGCGGCGCGCGTCGCCGCCGCCGGAATCGGCTGCGACGAAGCGGACCAGGTCCGCTTCGCCACCGCGCTGAGCGAGCTGGGACGCGAATCGTTGGCCGGCGGCAGTCGCAAAGCGCGGGCGATCTTCACCTTGCGCGGCGACGGCGCGCTGCACGTCGCGTTCGAGAACTTCCCGCGCAGCGGCGCACGGGTCGACACCGGGATCGTCGGGCTGCAAGCCGCGCGCCGGCTGGTCGAGGACGTCGAGGTGAGCGACGGTGCGCGCACCAGCGCGATCGGCGTGCTGATGCGCCCGCGGCCGGGCGCGCCGCGCCGGCAGAGCGAAGAGGAGCTGCGCACCGCGCTCGCGGGCATCACCTCGCCGAGCGCGCTGGACGAGCTGCGGCTGGAGAACCGCGACTTGATCGCGACGCTCTCGGCCTTGCGCGAACGGCAAGACCAGCTCGAGCAGCTCAACGGCGAGCTCGAGGAGACCAACCGCGGCGTGATGGCGATGTACGCGCAGTTGGCCGACGAGCTCGAGGAGACCAATCGCGGCGTCGTCGCACTGTACGCCGAGATCGACGACAAGACCGTGCGTCTCAACCAGGCGAACGAAGCCAAGAGCCGTTTTCTCGCCAACGTCAGTCACGAGCTGCGCAGCCCGGTCAACTCGGTCCTCGCGCTGGCGCGGCTGCTGCTCGATCCGGCCTCGGAGCAGCTCACCAGCGCGCAGCGCCAACAGTTGGCGCTCATCCGCGTGTCCGGTTCCGAGCTGCTGCTGCTGGTCAACCAGCTGCTCGATTTGGCCAAGGCGGAGTCGGGACGCATCGAGCCCGACGTGCAATCCGTCGACCTCGGTCAGCTCTTCGGCGAGCTGCGCGGCGCGCTGCGTCCGCTGGCGCGCGCGGGCGTGAGCCTCCAGGTCGCGGTCGAGCCCGATTTGCCGCCGGTCGAGACCGACCCGCAGCTGCTCGGTCAGGTGCTGCGCAACCTGCTGACCAACGCGTTGAAGTTCACCCCGGACGGGACGGTTCGGCTGCACGCGCGCGCCGACTCGTCGCACAGCGTCGAGATCACCGTCAGCGACAGCGGAATCGGGATCGCGCGCGAGGACATCGAGCGGATCTTCGAAGAGTTCTATCAGGTGCGCGGTCCGTTGCAGGCGGAGCAGAAGGGGACCGGCCTGGGCTTACCCTACGCGCGCCGGCTCACGCAGACGCTGGGCGGCGAGATGGCGGTCGAGAGCGATCCCGGCCGCGGCAGCACGTTCACGATCCGCTTGCCGCTGCTCTGGCAGCCGCTGTTGCGCGCGGTGCGGACGCCGGGGCAGCAGCCGGCCCGCGCGGTGTCGGTGCCGACCGTGCTGATCGTCGACGACGACGACGGCTTCCGGACCGCGCTGCGCGGGATGCTGCAAGGCGTGGCGGGACAGGTGCTCGAGGCGCGCGGCGGGATCGAGGGACTCAAGCTGCTGCGCGAGCGCGCCCCGACGCTGGCCTTCCTCGACTTGTGCATGCCCGACCTGGACGGCGCCGCCGTCCTCGCCGAGATGAGCGGCGACCCGGCTCTGCGCGCGATCCCGGTCGTGATCGTGACCTCCGTCGAGCTCTCGCCGAACGTCCGCACCACGCTGGGGTCTGCCGCGGCGCTGCTGGCGAAGAGCAACATCAGCCGCGAGGTCGTGCAGGGCGCGATCGCCGATGCGCTCGACCACGCGGTATTGCCGACGTGA
- a CDS encoding fused response regulator/phosphatase translates to MTYASNPEGTRILVVDDSESNRYVLATWLRRAGYDVIEGKTGAEALDLVLSEQPDLLVLDINLPDMTGYEVCERVKAGAETGAIPVLHVSATAIQPADRSEGLRRGAEGYLVEPLEREELLASVEALLRGATAERTATLLARRLRALNDATHALNEAPTLEHLLIAIAGEAAALFETTAIATAVVGERSFLAGAAPGDEPVLYDHDATVLHAARRVLAGRASIGAAALAGVLPVARVPAFLVAEFSDPVGVHGFLLVGHAASPSIRTFGDEAEVVLKQYARAAGIALRNARSFDVERQIALTLQRNLLPDVVPAIPGVDIAVRYQASAEHAEVGGDFYEIFTLEDGRIVVAIGDVVGHSLEAAAVMAQLRTAIRSYMLEGHGPGAMLVRLNRLLLRFHPDVTATVCCAVYDPTDGRGTLANAGHPPPLLQTRGGVSFLPIGGPLLGVEAAAAPEHDFALERDDLFLLFTDGLIERRRETIEEGLERLARAVADGRGELDALCDRVVRDAGPTNVTDDIAIVAMRRTR, encoded by the coding sequence GTGACGTACGCATCCAACCCGGAGGGGACCCGCATCCTCGTCGTCGACGACAGCGAGAGCAACCGGTACGTCTTGGCGACGTGGCTGCGCCGCGCCGGCTACGACGTGATCGAAGGGAAGACCGGCGCCGAGGCGCTCGACCTCGTCCTCTCCGAGCAGCCCGACCTGCTCGTGCTCGACATCAACCTGCCCGACATGACCGGGTACGAGGTCTGCGAGCGGGTCAAGGCCGGCGCGGAGACGGGCGCGATTCCGGTGCTGCACGTCTCGGCGACGGCGATCCAGCCGGCCGATCGTTCCGAGGGACTGCGCCGCGGCGCCGAGGGGTATTTGGTCGAGCCGCTCGAGCGCGAAGAGCTGTTGGCCAGCGTCGAAGCGCTGTTGCGCGGTGCGACCGCCGAGCGCACGGCCACGCTGTTGGCGCGCCGGCTGCGCGCGCTCAACGATGCGACCCACGCGCTCAACGAGGCGCCGACGCTCGAGCACCTTTTGATCGCGATCGCGGGCGAGGCGGCCGCGCTGTTCGAGACGACCGCCATCGCAACCGCCGTGGTCGGCGAACGCAGCTTCCTGGCGGGCGCCGCGCCGGGCGACGAGCCGGTGCTGTACGATCACGACGCGACCGTGCTGCACGCCGCGCGGCGCGTCCTGGCCGGTCGCGCCTCGATCGGCGCGGCGGCGCTGGCGGGCGTCCTGCCGGTCGCGCGCGTCCCCGCGTTCCTGGTCGCCGAGTTCAGCGATCCGGTGGGCGTGCACGGCTTTCTGCTGGTCGGCCACGCGGCGTCGCCGTCGATCCGCACCTTCGGCGACGAGGCGGAGGTCGTGCTCAAGCAGTACGCGCGCGCCGCCGGAATCGCGCTGCGCAACGCGCGTTCGTTCGACGTCGAGCGGCAGATCGCGCTGACGCTGCAGAGGAACCTGTTGCCGGACGTCGTGCCCGCGATTCCGGGCGTCGATATCGCCGTGCGCTACCAAGCCAGCGCCGAGCACGCCGAGGTCGGCGGCGACTTCTACGAGATCTTCACCCTCGAGGACGGCCGGATCGTGGTGGCGATCGGCGACGTGGTCGGCCACTCGCTGGAGGCCGCGGCGGTGATGGCGCAGCTGCGGACCGCGATTCGCTCGTACATGCTCGAGGGACACGGCCCGGGCGCCATGCTGGTCCGCTTGAACCGGTTGCTGCTGCGCTTCCATCCCGACGTCACCGCGACGGTCTGCTGCGCGGTCTACGATCCGACCGACGGCCGCGGCACCTTGGCCAACGCCGGGCATCCGCCGCCGCTGCTGCAGACGCGCGGCGGCGTGAGCTTCTTGCCGATCGGCGGTCCGCTGCTCGGCGTGGAAGCGGCAGCCGCGCCCGAGCACGACTTCGCGCTCGAGCGCGACGATCTGTTCCTTCTGTTCACCGACGGGCTGATCGAACGGCGCCGCGAGACGATCGAAGAGGGCCTCGAGCGGCTCGCGCGCGCGGTGGCCGACGGCCGCGGCGAGCTGGACGCGCTGTGCGATCGCGTCGTGCGCGACGCCGGGCCCACGAACGTGACCGACGACATCGCGATCGTCGCCATGCGCCGCACGCGCTGA
- a CDS encoding PKD domain-containing protein, which yields MAETTTPATASVVSGDVLLKSPIILAEKLIGSVTVSPSTARPGQSVLIEVLDGSGKPYAANSPVTVTIDGVPTAHRYVQYLGAGTRTLLIRAVHGTQSETATATVTVAGDAVTFRRTLTAPIITPVAKLQLTQTIGAHYVATFSLGAELPVPPPATPAAAAAAAAAAAKPEVTSTTTRPAVVPAPPTVLDKAISAVPAAQRTVHATQTQALANDVKATAAYTVVPSLNLTVTPQQTSYKWNFGDGTTATTQSPTVTHDYFPAIKVGMVSQPFDVTCTSVHDNVTVTRTLVLNSAYEMCKQFGTIVPNVDSDVYANFQKGVGFTASMTVYNVEAEPITLTSMGFTPTSDNVDAQLPAPTFTTMKTPITIKANGASAFGIVIPISELSAATKLGSAVPGFIVYYKGSFKSGNTTTPVLFSRTFRIPLTQSGGAWLTQAASAPKITLDLANFSKAALTVATDPKLKLAADAGAISADEATNTVAIALSTPPHTVAAKSQARAAIRSGILSASQKGA from the coding sequence ATGGCTGAAACCACCACACCGGCGACGGCATCCGTCGTCAGCGGTGACGTGCTGCTCAAATCACCGATCATCCTCGCCGAGAAGCTGATCGGGTCGGTGACGGTCTCGCCGAGCACGGCTCGTCCGGGACAGTCGGTGCTGATCGAAGTTCTCGACGGCTCCGGGAAGCCGTACGCGGCGAACTCGCCCGTCACGGTGACGATCGACGGCGTTCCCACCGCGCACAGGTACGTGCAGTATCTGGGCGCCGGCACCCGCACGCTGCTGATTCGCGCCGTGCACGGCACGCAGAGCGAAACGGCGACGGCGACGGTCACCGTCGCCGGCGACGCGGTCACCTTCCGGCGCACGCTGACGGCGCCGATCATCACGCCCGTCGCCAAGCTGCAGCTCACCCAGACGATCGGTGCGCACTACGTCGCGACGTTCTCGTTGGGCGCCGAGCTGCCCGTCCCGCCGCCCGCCACGCCCGCGGCGGCGGCTGCTGCCGCCGCGGCCGCGGCGAAGCCCGAGGTCACGTCGACCACGACCCGCCCGGCCGTGGTGCCGGCGCCGCCGACCGTGCTCGACAAGGCCATCTCCGCCGTGCCCGCCGCGCAGCGCACCGTGCACGCGACGCAGACGCAAGCGCTCGCGAACGACGTCAAGGCGACCGCGGCGTACACCGTGGTGCCATCGCTGAACCTGACGGTGACGCCGCAGCAGACCAGCTACAAGTGGAACTTCGGCGACGGGACGACGGCGACGACGCAGTCGCCGACCGTCACCCACGACTACTTCCCGGCCATCAAGGTGGGGATGGTCTCGCAGCCCTTCGACGTGACCTGCACCTCCGTGCACGACAACGTCACCGTGACCCGCACGCTGGTGCTCAACTCGGCGTACGAGATGTGCAAGCAGTTCGGGACGATCGTCCCCAACGTCGACTCCGACGTCTATGCGAACTTCCAAAAGGGTGTCGGCTTCACGGCTTCGATGACCGTCTACAACGTCGAGGCCGAGCCGATCACGCTGACGTCGATGGGCTTCACGCCGACCAGCGACAACGTCGACGCGCAGCTCCCGGCGCCGACCTTCACCACCATGAAGACGCCGATCACGATCAAGGCCAACGGCGCCAGCGCTTTCGGGATCGTCATCCCGATCTCGGAGCTGAGCGCGGCCACCAAGCTCGGCAGCGCCGTCCCCGGCTTCATCGTGTACTACAAGGGCAGCTTCAAGTCGGGCAACACGACGACGCCCGTGCTGTTCTCGCGCACCTTCCGCATCCCGCTCACGCAGAGCGGCGGCGCGTGGCTGACGCAAGCGGCGAGCGCGCCGAAGATCACCCTCGACCTGGCGAACTTCAGCAAGGCCGCGCTGACGGTCGCGACCGACCCGAAGCTCAAGCTCGCGGCCGACGCCGGCGCGATCTCCGCCGACGAGGCGACCAACACCGTCGCGATCGCGCTCTCGACGCCGCCGCATACCGTCGCGGCCAAGTCGCAGGCACGCGCCGCGATCCGTTCCGGAATTCTCTCCGCCAGCCAGAAGGGGGCCTAA
- a CDS encoding carboxypeptidase-like regulatory domain-containing protein, translating into MAGLPPPPVPGPVAAGQICDPDNISTSDASTAAAHQLVCQLTDVTETVMMPAEFQNALKGDVILAPGGTSIISQLLRAMSPPQYHSHSGIMSKNFVEVTHCTASEDRLPDYTQGLAGAGGIQPDVLTYLWPGSVTQTIDAALNGETWIDPNGKKYSIAGFDAEAIGNTDNDQFVLTPPLVVKPDPESAATRAKLMTVADYARSHGGQVDANGNVVVAPKAHYRFYCYTKPEMALTYTAPADAGWAAGTIPAVCSSFVWYCMHQNGVHQETTNQYVTEGDLTPSAVAQGALVGPEMLDGLFFYTQDERATGGNILNGIFQQDVLDAEGWISEIPFISTAIASDITDQLLNTFAFDNAANGYGSNAWQTPGNANAVSPDNIRWWKAPPFGVLGYAEPLQFLDAHPEQYTVSRWKQVITWGSVSGKVTVNGQAVKNAYVKLYDGMDAYTDGNGAYKLQHVGIGSYNISAQVLYENYEYSTSKTVTLTASNANIVVDLALQPPSDIFRRLDILYTYNGQHSAWFESTQNVSIGPDQQSIPLSPGQVFNSLGIDCDNPGKYNVMYTVDATLAQDLSIEFSITQTQYDNDDQSSQNCQFGPYTFNVPMGGTVGGSMWLDHSSTTWDDGPATFSFTAKNSQDD; encoded by the coding sequence ATGGCAGGACTGCCACCACCACCCGTGCCGGGTCCCGTCGCGGCCGGCCAAATCTGCGATCCCGACAACATCTCGACCAGCGACGCGTCGACCGCCGCCGCGCACCAACTCGTCTGCCAGCTGACCGACGTCACCGAGACGGTGATGATGCCGGCCGAGTTCCAGAACGCGCTCAAGGGCGACGTCATCCTCGCGCCGGGCGGCACCTCGATCATCTCGCAGCTCCTGCGCGCGATGTCTCCGCCGCAGTATCACTCGCACTCCGGGATCATGTCGAAGAACTTCGTCGAGGTCACCCACTGCACGGCCTCGGAGGACCGGCTGCCCGACTACACCCAGGGTCTGGCCGGCGCGGGCGGCATCCAACCCGACGTGCTGACCTACTTGTGGCCGGGTTCGGTCACCCAGACGATCGACGCGGCGCTCAACGGCGAGACCTGGATCGACCCCAACGGGAAGAAGTACAGCATCGCCGGCTTCGACGCCGAGGCGATCGGCAACACCGACAACGATCAGTTCGTGCTGACGCCGCCGCTGGTCGTCAAGCCGGATCCCGAGAGCGCGGCGACCCGCGCCAAGCTGATGACCGTCGCCGATTACGCGCGCAGCCACGGCGGACAGGTCGACGCCAACGGCAACGTCGTCGTCGCGCCGAAAGCGCACTACCGGTTCTACTGCTACACCAAGCCCGAGATGGCGCTCACCTACACCGCGCCGGCCGACGCCGGCTGGGCGGCCGGGACGATCCCGGCGGTCTGCTCGTCGTTCGTCTGGTACTGCATGCACCAGAACGGCGTGCACCAAGAGACGACCAACCAATACGTCACCGAAGGCGACCTCACGCCGAGCGCGGTCGCGCAAGGCGCGCTGGTCGGGCCGGAGATGCTCGACGGGCTGTTCTTCTACACGCAAGACGAGCGCGCGACCGGCGGTAACATCCTCAACGGGATCTTCCAGCAGGACGTGCTCGACGCGGAAGGCTGGATCTCCGAGATCCCGTTCATCTCGACCGCGATCGCGAGCGACATCACCGATCAGCTGCTCAACACCTTCGCCTTCGACAACGCCGCCAACGGCTACGGCTCGAACGCCTGGCAGACGCCGGGCAACGCCAACGCCGTCAGCCCCGACAACATCCGCTGGTGGAAGGCGCCGCCCTTCGGCGTGCTCGGGTACGCCGAGCCGCTGCAGTTCCTCGACGCGCACCCCGAGCAGTACACGGTCTCGCGCTGGAAGCAGGTCATCACCTGGGGCAGCGTCTCGGGCAAGGTGACGGTCAACGGCCAGGCCGTCAAGAACGCCTACGTCAAGCTGTACGACGGGATGGACGCCTACACCGACGGCAACGGCGCCTACAAGCTCCAGCACGTCGGGATCGGTTCGTACAACATCAGCGCTCAGGTTCTCTACGAGAACTACGAGTACTCGACGTCGAAGACGGTCACGTTGACGGCGTCGAACGCGAACATCGTCGTCGACCTCGCGCTGCAGCCGCCATCCGACATCTTCCGGCGGCTCGACATCCTCTACACCTACAACGGACAGCACAGCGCGTGGTTCGAGAGCACGCAGAACGTCAGCATCGGACCGGACCAGCAGTCGATCCCGCTCAGCCCCGGTCAGGTGTTCAACTCGCTGGGGATCGATTGCGACAACCCGGGCAAGTACAACGTCATGTACACGGTCGACGCGACGCTGGCCCAGGACCTCTCGATCGAGTTCTCGATCACGCAGACGCAGTACGACAACGACGACCAGTCGAGTCAGAACTGTCAGTTCGGGCCGTACACCTTCAACGTTCCGATGGGCGGGACGGTCGGTGGCTCGATGTGGCTCGACCACTCGTCGACGACCTGGGACGACGGGCCGGCCACCTTCAGCTTCACGGCCAAGAACAGCCAGGACGACTGA
- a CDS encoding feruloyl-CoA synthase, whose translation MHQVRSVRLGSRAVEVERRSDGTRIVRNREPLGPYAARLTDHLEHWAARAPERAFVAERDGEGWRRVTYAQALAAARAIGAALIDRGLTAERGVAILSENAVDHALLGLGALYAGVPYAPISTAYSLVSTDHRKLREVLAVVTPGLVYASDGAAYAAAIDAAVPPDAELVTSRAPHPARATTPFAALLAAEPGAALARAHAAVGPDTIAKILFTSGSTGTPKGVVNTHRMLCANQRMIQGFLAFLTDEPPVILDWLPWNHTFGGNHNVGIVLANGGTLYVNPGKPAPALFGETVRALREVAPTIYFDVPKGYELLIDALRRDPALAQRFFSRLRVLFYSGAGLSPHLWDALQELAVATTGERILMTTSLGSTETAPAALAAPWFAPGPGYVGVPIPGVTAKLVPVDGKLELRLRGDNITPGYFRDPVRTREAFDEDGFYRIGDALRFVDEARPEEGFFFDGRIAEDFKLATGTWVSAGPLRTRLVARFGGLLTDAVLSGPNRDEIVALAFVDPARARALATDVPADAPLAAVCASPALRAQLAAMLDALAAEATGSATRIARLLLLVEPPALDAGEITDKGSLNARTVLARRAQLADAAHEPHPGDAVIVARRAAGAAT comes from the coding sequence ATGCACCAGGTGCGCTCGGTTCGGCTGGGTTCGCGCGCGGTCGAGGTCGAGCGGCGTTCCGACGGCACGCGCATCGTGCGCAACCGCGAGCCGCTGGGTCCCTACGCGGCCCGGCTGACCGATCACCTCGAGCACTGGGCCGCCCGGGCGCCCGAGCGCGCCTTCGTCGCCGAGCGCGACGGCGAGGGCTGGCGGCGGGTCACGTACGCGCAGGCACTGGCGGCGGCGCGCGCGATCGGCGCCGCGTTGATCGACCGTGGTCTCACCGCCGAGCGCGGCGTCGCCATCCTCTCGGAGAACGCCGTCGATCACGCGCTGCTGGGCTTGGGCGCGCTCTACGCCGGCGTTCCGTACGCGCCGATCTCGACCGCGTACTCGCTGGTCTCGACCGATCACCGCAAGCTGCGTGAGGTGCTCGCGGTGGTGACGCCGGGGCTGGTCTACGCGAGCGACGGCGCGGCCTACGCGGCCGCGATCGACGCTGCCGTGCCGCCCGACGCGGAGTTGGTCACCTCGCGGGCCCCGCATCCGGCGCGCGCGACGACGCCGTTCGCCGCGCTGCTGGCGGCCGAGCCCGGCGCGGCGCTGGCCCGCGCGCACGCTGCCGTCGGCCCCGACACGATCGCGAAGATCCTCTTCACGTCGGGCTCGACCGGGACGCCGAAAGGCGTCGTCAACACGCACCGGATGCTGTGCGCGAATCAGCGTATGATCCAAGGCTTCCTCGCGTTCCTGACCGACGAGCCGCCGGTGATCCTGGACTGGCTGCCGTGGAACCATACCTTCGGCGGCAATCACAACGTGGGCATCGTGCTGGCCAACGGCGGGACGCTCTACGTCAACCCCGGCAAGCCCGCGCCGGCGCTGTTCGGCGAGACGGTGCGCGCGCTGCGCGAGGTGGCGCCGACCATCTACTTCGACGTCCCCAAAGGCTACGAGCTGCTGATCGACGCGCTGCGCCGCGACCCGGCGTTGGCGCAGCGATTCTTCTCGCGGCTGCGCGTGCTGTTCTACTCCGGCGCGGGGCTTTCGCCGCACCTGTGGGACGCGCTGCAGGAGCTGGCGGTCGCGACGACCGGCGAGCGCATCCTGATGACGACCAGCTTGGGCTCGACCGAGACGGCGCCGGCGGCGCTGGCCGCGCCGTGGTTCGCACCGGGACCCGGCTACGTCGGCGTGCCGATCCCGGGCGTGACGGCAAAGCTGGTCCCGGTCGACGGCAAGCTCGAGCTGCGCTTGCGCGGCGACAACATCACGCCCGGCTACTTTCGCGATCCGGTCCGCACGCGCGAAGCCTTCGACGAGGACGGGTTCTATCGCATCGGCGACGCGCTGCGCTTCGTCGACGAGGCGCGGCCGGAGGAGGGCTTTTTCTTCGACGGGCGGATCGCCGAGGATTTCAAGCTCGCGACCGGGACGTGGGTGAGCGCAGGGCCGCTGCGCACGCGGCTGGTCGCGCGCTTCGGTGGACTGCTGACCGACGCGGTGCTCTCGGGTCCGAATCGCGACGAGATCGTGGCGCTGGCGTTCGTCGATCCGGCTCGCGCGCGCGCGCTGGCGACCGACGTGCCGGCCGACGCGCCGCTGGCCGCCGTGTGCGCCAGCCCCGCGCTGCGCGCACAGCTGGCCGCGATGCTCGACGCGCTCGCCGCCGAAGCGACCGGAAGCGCGACGCGCATCGCGCGGCTGCTGCTGTTGGTCGAACCGCCCGCGCTCGACGCGGGCGAGATCACCGATAAGGGCTCGCTCAACGCGCGCACGGTGCTGGCGCGCCGTGCGCAGCTGGCCGACGCCGCCCACGAGCCCCATCCCGGCGACGCGGTGATCGTCGCGCGCCGGGCGGCGGGGGCGGCGACTTAG
- a CDS encoding anti-sigma regulatory factor has product MEELEINNDADVVRVRQAVRAMAAQVALSIVDQTKIVTAASELARNTLIHGGGGRAQLELLHEGSRTGLRAAFVDQGPGIQNLDLALAGGYTTAGGLGLGLSGSRRLVDAFDIETGPGRGTRVTVTKWKR; this is encoded by the coding sequence GTGGAAGAACTGGAGATCAACAACGACGCCGACGTGGTTCGCGTACGTCAGGCCGTCCGTGCGATGGCCGCGCAAGTGGCGCTCTCGATCGTCGATCAAACCAAGATCGTCACCGCCGCGAGCGAGCTGGCGCGCAACACGCTGATCCACGGCGGCGGGGGCCGCGCGCAGCTCGAGCTGCTGCACGAGGGGTCGCGGACGGGACTGCGGGCGGCTTTCGTCGATCAGGGTCCGGGTATCCAGAACCTCGACCTGGCGCTTGCCGGCGGCTACACGACCGCCGGCGGCCTGGGACTCGGATTGTCCGGCAGTCGCCGGTTGGTCGACGCGTTCGACATCGAAACGGGACCCGGCCGTGGAACGAGGGTCACGGTGACCAAGTGGAAGCGCTGA